Proteins encoded by one window of Lycium barbarum isolate Lr01 chromosome 11, ASM1917538v2, whole genome shotgun sequence:
- the LOC132616523 gene encoding uncharacterized protein LOC132616523 isoform X2 → MLGGMDEKGKNIYCSAISQPKRESAFSTSGRLISSHRSRLHPTTLEVLMCARTWLWNEINGLTSTINKVSCPTLLDKEEEPDSSGLTGL, encoded by the exons ATGCTTGGTGGTATGGATGAGAAAGGAAAGAACATTTATTGCTCTGCCATTTCTCAACCCAAACGAG AATCGGCATTTAGCACTAGTGGGAGGTTGATTAGTTCGCATCGTAGTAGACTTCATCCTACTACTTTAGAGGTTTTGATGTGTGCTCGCACTTGGTTATGGAATGAAATAAATG GTTTGACTTCAACGATCAACAAAGTTTCATGCCCTACATTACTTGACAAAGAGGAAGAGCCGGATTCAAGTGGACTTACCGGTCTATAG
- the LOC132616523 gene encoding uncharacterized protein LOC132616523 isoform X1: MLGGMDEKGKNIYCSAISQPKRAIRVEKESSSPFLMKESAFSTSGRLISSHRSRLHPTTLEVLMCARTWLWNEINGLTSTINKVSCPTLLDKEEEPDSSGLTGL; encoded by the exons ATGCTTGGTGGTATGGATGAGAAAGGAAAGAACATTTATTGCTCTGCCATTTCTCAACCCAAACGAG CAATTCGAGTGGAGAAGGAGTCTTCAAGTCCATTCTTGATGAAAG AATCGGCATTTAGCACTAGTGGGAGGTTGATTAGTTCGCATCGTAGTAGACTTCATCCTACTACTTTAGAGGTTTTGATGTGTGCTCGCACTTGGTTATGGAATGAAATAAATG GTTTGACTTCAACGATCAACAAAGTTTCATGCCCTACATTACTTGACAAAGAGGAAGAGCCGGATTCAAGTGGACTTACCGGTCTATAG